The following coding sequences lie in one Myxococcus xanthus genomic window:
- a CDS encoding DegT/DnrJ/EryC1/StrS family aminotransferase, whose amino-acid sequence MKHSGRLFVPSLPTLWPHMLLSRPKPGALPPFSSPNVRYFYFARNAIWLTVKMLGLDSGEVLMPAYHHGVEVEALVDAGSTPRFYRVGSRWDVDLDDVARRIGPKTRALYLTHYAGFPGPVAEMRKLADQHGLILIEDCALSLLSSDGAVPLGSTGDVSIFCLYKTLPVPNGGALVVNGPRQYSLPEPPAPPSVSTFSHTVSALLQNLELRGGLAGRALRGAVRTLGHGTVKAASIERVATGTQHFDRKHVDLGMSPLTKRIALAQDLESIVEQRRRNYFFLLGRLRDISAPLFNQLPPGACPLFYPLVVQDKAEVLARLRAKGIDAIDFWKRFHPACDASAFPEVAQLRRSIVEIPCHQDLTPEVMADVAQAVREAVKSDHRSKKRAG is encoded by the coding sequence ATGAAGCACTCTGGCCGGCTGTTCGTGCCGTCACTGCCCACGCTGTGGCCGCACATGCTGCTGTCTCGGCCGAAGCCCGGCGCGCTGCCGCCGTTCTCCTCGCCCAACGTCCGCTACTTCTACTTCGCCCGCAACGCCATCTGGCTGACGGTGAAGATGCTGGGGTTGGATTCGGGGGAGGTGTTGATGCCCGCCTACCACCACGGCGTGGAGGTGGAGGCCTTGGTGGACGCCGGCTCCACGCCGCGCTTCTACCGCGTGGGCAGCCGCTGGGACGTGGACCTGGACGACGTGGCCCGGCGCATCGGCCCGAAGACGCGGGCCTTGTACCTGACGCACTACGCGGGCTTCCCGGGCCCCGTCGCGGAGATGCGCAAGCTGGCGGACCAGCACGGCCTCATCCTCATCGAGGACTGCGCGCTGTCGCTGCTGTCCTCCGACGGCGCGGTGCCCCTGGGGTCGACGGGAGACGTGAGCATTTTCTGCCTCTACAAGACGCTTCCGGTTCCCAATGGGGGCGCGCTGGTCGTCAACGGCCCGCGCCAGTACAGCCTGCCGGAGCCGCCCGCGCCGCCGTCCGTGTCCACCTTCAGCCACACGGTGTCCGCGCTGCTGCAGAACCTGGAGCTGCGCGGCGGCCTGGCCGGCCGGGCCCTGCGCGGCGCCGTGCGCACGCTGGGGCATGGCACCGTGAAGGCGGCCAGCATCGAGCGCGTGGCCACGGGGACGCAGCACTTCGACCGCAAGCACGTGGACCTGGGCATGAGCCCGCTGACGAAGCGGATTGCCCTGGCCCAGGACCTGGAATCCATCGTCGAGCAGCGGCGCCGCAACTACTTCTTCCTGCTGGGCCGGCTGCGCGACATCTCCGCGCCGCTGTTCAACCAGCTGCCGCCGGGCGCGTGCCCGCTGTTCTACCCGCTGGTGGTGCAGGACAAGGCGGAGGTGCTGGCGCGGCTGCGCGCGAAGGGAATCGACGCCATCGACTTCTGGAAGCGCTTCCACCCGGCCTGTGACGCATCGGCCTTCCCGGAGGTGGCGCAGCTTCGTCGCTCCATCGTGGAGATTCCGTGCCACCAGGACCTGACGCCGGAGGTCATGGCGGACGTGGCGCAGGCGGTGCGCGAGGCTGTGAAGTCGGACCATCGGTCGAAGAAGCGCGCGGGGTGA
- a CDS encoding tetratricopeptide repeat protein translates to MQPQTTNWLPGIIVLAVTFVLAAGWILLQRRKGSLASAEPRDGVLDDLTQRAQSLIDQLRALEAEKHNQSAEQYAAEKSRLEREAAAALRAKDEHLKRKASGEGVRARPQAPAPTGWASRNPQLVGALWGAGIVVFFGGLGYLLVSEQQTRTDGMEATGRMPPGGAAAQQQGAGMDEQMQEGPEMQEARARLNANAGDVDAAALLSHELIRRQQFDEAVKVTAKGLAADPFNVELKVHRGVLRATQGDMAGAEAELTELVDTWPDAQEALIFLGSLALRRGDKAAALAHFERFSVEVPRNMQPPQLGPAIAQLRAEVAGGIP, encoded by the coding sequence ATGCAGCCGCAGACGACGAATTGGTTGCCCGGAATCATCGTGCTCGCCGTCACCTTCGTGTTGGCGGCGGGCTGGATCCTCTTGCAGCGCCGCAAGGGCTCCCTGGCGTCGGCCGAGCCCCGCGACGGCGTGCTCGATGACCTGACCCAGCGCGCGCAGTCCCTCATCGATCAGCTCCGCGCGCTGGAAGCGGAGAAGCACAACCAGAGCGCCGAGCAGTATGCCGCCGAGAAGTCCCGCCTGGAGCGCGAGGCCGCCGCGGCGCTGCGCGCGAAGGACGAGCACCTCAAGCGCAAGGCCTCCGGCGAGGGCGTCCGCGCCCGTCCCCAGGCTCCGGCCCCCACCGGGTGGGCGTCTCGCAATCCGCAGCTGGTGGGCGCGCTGTGGGGCGCGGGCATCGTGGTGTTCTTTGGTGGGCTGGGCTACCTGCTCGTCTCCGAGCAGCAGACGCGCACCGACGGCATGGAGGCCACTGGCCGCATGCCCCCGGGCGGCGCCGCCGCGCAGCAGCAGGGCGCGGGCATGGACGAGCAGATGCAGGAAGGCCCGGAGATGCAGGAGGCTCGCGCGCGGCTGAACGCCAACGCCGGAGATGTGGACGCGGCGGCGCTGCTGAGCCACGAGCTCATCCGCCGTCAGCAGTTCGACGAGGCGGTGAAGGTCACCGCGAAGGGCCTGGCGGCGGACCCCTTCAACGTCGAGCTGAAGGTCCACCGCGGCGTGCTTCGCGCCACCCAGGGCGACATGGCCGGCGCCGAGGCGGAGCTGACAGAGCTGGTGGACACCTGGCCGGACGCGCAGGAGGCGCTCATCTTCCTGGGCAGCCTCGCCCTGCGCCGCGGCGACAAGGCCGCCGCGCTGGCCCACTTCGAGCGCTTCTCCGTGGAAGTGCCGCGCAACATGCAGCCGCCGCAGCTCGGCCCCGCGATTGCCCAGCTTCGCGCGGAGGTCGCTGGCGGCATTCCCTGA
- a CDS encoding gluconeogenesis factor YvcK family protein has protein sequence MVGMDMEAPLPAEWAEARRRLELERQGNEVLQGQVDRPTRIVAIGGGTGLPMVLRGLARRATPKAREPGIDITAVVAMSDDGGSSGRLRRQHGALPPGDIRNCLVALAGGKNALKDVFQFRFGGARGLAGHAVGNLLIAALAELKGDFMEAVRMSGELLGARGHVLPSTLASVQLVAQMHDDTEVVGERNICRAHGRVRRVTLSPRSPPPTEGLLEAIYTADLIAIGPGSLYSSVLPNLLVDGVAQALKETRALKVMVANLMTQPGETDGMSCLDHVQAVTDHVGPVLDAVLVNGTLPTEEATRRYARRGSFVVSANPRDLIGAGVVPVQADLLKAGSRIRHDSRKVAACLLKMARSGL, from the coding sequence ATGGTGGGAATGGACATGGAAGCGCCGCTGCCCGCGGAGTGGGCGGAGGCCCGCCGCAGGCTGGAGTTGGAGCGCCAGGGCAACGAGGTGCTTCAGGGGCAGGTGGATCGGCCGACGCGCATCGTCGCCATCGGCGGAGGCACGGGGTTGCCCATGGTGCTGCGCGGCCTGGCCCGGCGCGCGACACCGAAGGCCCGGGAGCCCGGCATCGACATCACCGCGGTGGTGGCCATGAGCGACGACGGCGGCAGCTCGGGCCGTTTGCGGCGCCAACATGGCGCGCTGCCTCCGGGCGACATCCGCAACTGCCTGGTGGCGCTGGCGGGTGGAAAGAACGCGCTCAAGGACGTCTTCCAGTTCCGCTTCGGCGGGGCGCGCGGCCTGGCGGGCCACGCGGTGGGCAACCTGCTCATCGCCGCGCTCGCGGAGCTGAAGGGGGACTTCATGGAGGCGGTGCGCATGTCCGGGGAGCTGCTGGGCGCCAGGGGCCACGTGCTGCCGTCCACGCTGGCGTCCGTGCAGTTGGTGGCGCAGATGCATGACGACACGGAGGTGGTGGGGGAGCGCAACATCTGCCGCGCGCACGGCCGGGTGCGCCGCGTCACGCTGAGTCCCCGCTCGCCACCGCCCACCGAGGGACTGCTGGAGGCCATCTACACGGCGGACCTCATCGCCATCGGTCCGGGCTCGCTGTACTCGAGCGTGCTGCCCAACCTGCTGGTGGACGGCGTGGCCCAGGCGCTCAAGGAGACGCGCGCGCTGAAGGTCATGGTGGCCAACCTGATGACGCAGCCGGGTGAGACGGACGGCATGTCCTGCCTGGACCACGTGCAGGCCGTCACGGACCACGTGGGGCCGGTGCTGGACGCGGTGCTCGTCAACGGCACGCTGCCCACGGAAGAGGCGACCCGGCGCTATGCGCGGCGCGGCTCGTTCGTGGTGTCGGCCAACCCGCGGGACTTGATTGGCGCGGGCGTGGTGCCGGTGCAGGCGGACCTCCTCAAGGCAGGGTCCAGGATTCGACACGACAGCCGCAAGGTCGCCGCCTGCCTGCTGAAGATGGCCCGCAGCGGGTTGTAG
- a CDS encoding cytochrome c-type biogenesis protein, translated as MTAALLTLSLAFTLVTGQFAPQQAGSDPLAPELEARAQTLGKQLRCAVCQGLSVADSPSSMARAQLDMIRELVSEGKSDAEIVEYFVARYGEWVLLSPRAEGFNWFVWLGPVGLVAVGAFVIWRQLQRGAAPPEQTSPAATTSEETAAPAAPAGTPPADEEDPYLQAVRRELER; from the coding sequence ATGACCGCTGCCCTCCTGACCCTGTCCCTCGCCTTCACGCTCGTCACCGGCCAGTTCGCGCCCCAGCAGGCGGGAAGCGACCCGCTCGCGCCGGAGCTGGAGGCGCGTGCCCAGACGCTGGGCAAGCAGCTTCGGTGCGCCGTGTGCCAGGGATTGTCCGTGGCGGACAGCCCGTCCTCCATGGCGCGCGCCCAGCTCGACATGATTCGCGAGCTCGTCTCCGAGGGGAAGAGCGACGCCGAAATCGTCGAGTACTTCGTCGCCCGCTACGGTGAGTGGGTGCTGCTGTCCCCCCGCGCGGAAGGCTTCAACTGGTTCGTGTGGCTGGGCCCGGTGGGGCTCGTCGCCGTGGGCGCCTTCGTCATCTGGCGGCAGCTCCAGCGCGGCGCGGCTCCCCCGGAGCAGACCTCGCCCGCGGCCACGACTTCAGAAGAAACGGCGGCCCCGGCCGCGCCCGCTGGAACGCCTCCGGCGGATGAAGAAGACCCGTACCTCCAGGCCGTGCGCCGGGAGCTCGAGCGCTAG
- a CDS encoding 2OG-Fe(II) oxygenase, whose amino-acid sequence MSIATHEEGPLRGPSFFFSRTALRSLALAHRASYGAARPHPHAVIDGFLGGPLASELAGVFPGATEASWKRRDHPEQAARLGQLQRKAFEDVPGALRHLLSEFSGMAFIDFLESLTGVQGLIPDPHFRGAGLHLTLRGGHLALHADFNRDRFRALSRRLTVLYYLNPGWEPAWGGDLELWSADLSRCETRIAPLLDRLVVMAHGDDHWHGHPNALECPEGRGRAAVAAYFYTAEEAPNAPEPHSAIWAPPRS is encoded by the coding sequence GTGAGCATCGCGACCCACGAAGAAGGCCCGCTGCGAGGACCGAGCTTCTTTTTCAGCCGCACGGCGCTCCGCTCGCTCGCGCTGGCCCATCGCGCCAGCTACGGCGCGGCGCGGCCTCATCCCCACGCCGTCATCGATGGCTTCCTGGGGGGGCCGCTGGCGTCCGAACTGGCCGGGGTCTTCCCAGGCGCGACCGAGGCAAGTTGGAAGCGACGCGACCACCCCGAACAGGCGGCTCGACTGGGACAGCTTCAGCGCAAGGCGTTCGAAGACGTCCCCGGAGCGCTCCGGCACCTGCTTTCTGAGTTCTCCGGCATGGCGTTCATCGACTTCCTGGAGTCACTCACCGGGGTGCAAGGGCTCATCCCGGATCCCCATTTCCGAGGCGCCGGGCTGCACCTCACGTTGCGTGGGGGGCATCTGGCGCTGCACGCCGACTTCAACCGCGATCGCTTCCGCGCGCTCTCCCGCCGGCTCACCGTCCTCTACTACCTGAACCCCGGCTGGGAACCCGCCTGGGGAGGGGACCTCGAGTTGTGGAGCGCGGACCTCTCCCGGTGCGAGACGCGAATCGCCCCCCTCCTGGATCGCCTGGTCGTGATGGCTCACGGCGACGATCACTGGCACGGACACCCCAACGCGCTGGAGTGCCCCGAAGGACGAGGGCGCGCCGCGGTCGCGGCCTACTTCTACACCGCGGAGGAAGCCCCCAACGCGCCGGAGCCCCACAGCGCCATCTGGGCACCACCACGCTCGTAG
- a CDS encoding acyltransferase family protein produces MKTGPSEPLHLPEYLPALDGLRGVAVLMVIAYHSLTGLRSASLGSLFQVGWAGVDLFFVLSGFLITRILVQTRERGGYFRTFYARRALRIWPLYFLVLAFTFGIMGRLLPALAFDTQRYSWTTYALYLQNLWMTDFGPAPINVTWSLAIEEQFYLVWPLLVFFLRNGQLRVLLWACVLLSPVARLAALWAGAAPIQVYTFTLFRLDGLALGGLLALGVVDGRATADGLSRWGARLAVPALLVACGLSLVYFGQGAAIHMATALTGPGGPQVRVLLVAGLYTLWAVGFASLLGWVLSGRARVLQSVLQWRPLRFVGQVSYGLYLFHALVIPAGGHYTRPLFYRFIPSTFVATAVGILFEYAVLLALTLVSWRFFEKPLLRLKDRFTHPEAAGKAVAPTA; encoded by the coding sequence ATGAAGACCGGACCCTCGGAGCCGCTGCACCTGCCGGAGTACCTTCCCGCGTTGGACGGACTGCGCGGCGTGGCGGTGCTGATGGTGATTGCCTATCACTCACTGACAGGGCTGCGCAGCGCGTCACTGGGCTCGCTCTTTCAGGTGGGCTGGGCGGGCGTGGACCTCTTCTTCGTCCTCTCTGGCTTCCTGATTACGCGCATCCTCGTGCAGACGCGTGAGCGTGGAGGCTACTTCCGTACCTTCTACGCGCGGCGGGCGCTGCGCATCTGGCCCCTGTACTTCCTGGTGCTGGCCTTCACCTTTGGCATCATGGGGCGGCTGCTGCCGGCCCTGGCCTTCGATACCCAGCGTTACTCCTGGACGACCTACGCGCTGTACCTCCAGAACCTCTGGATGACGGACTTCGGTCCCGCGCCCATCAACGTGACGTGGTCCCTGGCCATCGAGGAGCAGTTCTACCTGGTGTGGCCGCTGCTCGTGTTCTTCCTCCGGAACGGGCAGCTCCGCGTGCTCCTGTGGGCGTGCGTGCTGCTGTCCCCCGTGGCGCGCCTCGCGGCCTTGTGGGCGGGCGCGGCGCCCATCCAGGTCTACACCTTCACACTGTTCCGTCTGGATGGACTGGCGCTCGGTGGACTGTTGGCGCTGGGCGTGGTGGATGGCCGCGCCACGGCGGACGGCCTGTCACGGTGGGGCGCGCGGCTCGCGGTGCCCGCGTTGCTCGTGGCCTGCGGGTTGTCCCTCGTCTACTTCGGCCAGGGCGCCGCCATTCACATGGCAACGGCGCTCACGGGGCCGGGCGGCCCGCAGGTTCGTGTGCTGCTGGTGGCGGGTCTGTACACGCTTTGGGCGGTGGGCTTCGCCAGCCTGCTGGGGTGGGTGCTCTCCGGGCGCGCGCGGGTGCTCCAGTCCGTGTTGCAATGGCGGCCGCTGCGCTTCGTGGGGCAGGTGAGCTACGGGCTCTACCTGTTCCATGCGCTCGTCATCCCCGCTGGCGGCCATTACACGCGGCCGCTGTTCTACCGCTTCATTCCCTCGACCTTCGTCGCTACCGCGGTGGGCATCCTGTTCGAGTACGCGGTGCTGCTGGCGCTCACGCTCGTGTCGTGGCGCTTCTTCGAGAAGCCCTTGCTGCGTCTCAAGGACCGCTTCACGCATCCGGAAGCCGCGGGGAAGGCCGTGGCTCCCACGGCCTGA
- a CDS encoding GNAT family N-acetyltransferase, which yields MEARDLSASPRVTEVTGRAAFMALESEWNALVEATSNELFFRHEFIRIWMDNFVPGVNPRVLTLRDTDGSLGAVLPLWEERTTLLGVPVRQLSAAANAHSCRFDLVAREPEVAAAAFVSHLRSAGGWDVLRLTDVPDSGAACRLHAAARESGLPVGEWESLRSPYVPLPATRDAFQKTLQSKFKANCRRRRRKLEEKGQLTFERVDSGLGLEGTLEEGFLLEQSGWKGARGTAMAQDARTRGFYTELARDSAYRQRLALYFLRLDGRPVAFQYGLEYGGRYFLLKPGYDETLRECSPGQLLVDEVIATCIDRGLHEFDFLGPDMVWKRDWTNEVRRHTWLYVFNDSPFGQALCATKFRWGPAVKEVVSRWRR from the coding sequence ATGGAAGCAAGAGACCTTTCTGCATCGCCGCGCGTCACCGAAGTCACGGGACGCGCGGCCTTCATGGCCCTGGAGTCCGAGTGGAACGCGCTCGTGGAGGCCACCTCCAACGAGCTGTTCTTCCGACATGAGTTCATCCGCATCTGGATGGACAACTTCGTACCCGGTGTGAATCCGCGCGTGCTGACGCTGCGGGACACGGACGGGAGCCTCGGCGCGGTGCTCCCGCTGTGGGAGGAGCGCACGACGCTGCTGGGGGTGCCGGTGCGGCAGCTGTCCGCGGCGGCCAATGCCCACTCCTGCCGGTTCGACCTGGTGGCGAGGGAACCGGAGGTCGCCGCGGCGGCCTTCGTGTCCCACCTGCGCTCGGCCGGTGGCTGGGATGTGCTGCGGCTCACGGACGTCCCCGACAGTGGGGCCGCCTGCCGGCTGCACGCGGCGGCGCGCGAGTCCGGCCTGCCCGTGGGCGAATGGGAGTCCCTGCGCTCGCCCTACGTGCCGCTGCCGGCGACCCGCGACGCCTTCCAGAAGACACTGCAGTCCAAGTTCAAGGCCAACTGCCGTCGCCGCCGCCGCAAGCTGGAGGAGAAGGGCCAGCTCACCTTCGAGCGGGTGGACAGTGGGCTTGGCCTGGAGGGCACGCTGGAGGAAGGCTTCCTGCTGGAGCAGAGCGGCTGGAAGGGCGCGCGGGGTACGGCCATGGCGCAGGATGCGCGCACGCGCGGCTTCTACACGGAGCTGGCGCGGGACTCAGCCTACCGCCAGCGGCTGGCGCTGTACTTCCTGCGGCTGGACGGCCGGCCGGTGGCCTTCCAATACGGCCTGGAATACGGCGGGCGCTACTTCCTGCTGAAGCCCGGCTACGACGAAACCCTGCGTGAGTGCAGCCCGGGCCAGCTCCTGGTGGATGAGGTCATCGCGACCTGCATCGACCGGGGCCTGCACGAGTTCGACTTCCTGGGGCCGGACATGGTGTGGAAGCGCGACTGGACGAACGAGGTCCGGCGCCACACCTGGCTCTACGTGTTCAATGACTCCCCCTTCGGCCAGGCGCTGTGTGCGACCAAGTTCCGGTGGGGGCCCGCGGTGAAAGAGGTGGTGTCGCGATGGAGACGATGA
- the exoE gene encoding polyisoprenyl-phosphate hexose-1-phosphate transferase ExoE produces the protein MLRVFHHYFSAKKLTFFLAESSAIALACVMGAAACAALFAPDGTHTPLSQLWPTLLWLGAAFVITFQFTLYLLDLYDLRVAAEDRVRGYRFLKAAGVTAMVAGGVMLVTPLVVPMQLPPGTLLGGAMGALAGTLMVRVSIRALVGAPHSVLLVGEGPKARAVASAIDAGGEGTYRIVGLTDPRTSGEALEQTAARLNAAFVVQAADDMRGANWVDGLLRCRLQGRRVYEATGFCERVLRRIPVQFLRASDFAFADELTVSPLRRTLKRGFDIAVASLLLMLSAPFLLLVVVAIKLDSKGPIFYRQERTGLFGSTYHLWKFRSMRTDAEKHGAVWAKANDDRVTRVGRFIRRTRIDEIPQVFNILTGDMSFVGPRPERPVFVEQLKQQIPFYGLREAVKPGLTGWAQIRYPYGASVEDARNKLEFDLYYVKNGSLFLDVGIIFHTVRHVLLGRGAR, from the coding sequence GACACACACGCCGCTGTCGCAGCTGTGGCCCACGCTGCTGTGGCTGGGCGCGGCGTTCGTCATCACCTTCCAGTTCACGCTGTACCTGTTGGACTTGTATGACCTCCGTGTGGCCGCGGAGGACCGGGTGCGGGGATACCGGTTCCTCAAGGCCGCGGGTGTCACGGCGATGGTGGCGGGCGGCGTCATGCTCGTCACCCCGCTGGTCGTGCCGATGCAGCTTCCGCCGGGCACGCTGCTGGGCGGGGCCATGGGCGCCCTGGCCGGGACGTTGATGGTGCGGGTGTCCATCCGCGCCCTGGTGGGAGCGCCGCACTCGGTGCTCCTCGTGGGCGAAGGGCCCAAGGCGCGCGCGGTGGCCAGCGCGATTGATGCCGGCGGGGAGGGCACCTACCGCATCGTGGGCCTGACGGACCCTCGCACCTCGGGCGAGGCGCTGGAGCAGACGGCGGCCCGGCTGAACGCGGCTTTTGTCGTGCAGGCCGCGGATGACATGCGCGGGGCCAACTGGGTGGACGGCCTGCTGCGCTGCCGGCTCCAGGGCCGGCGGGTGTATGAGGCCACGGGCTTCTGCGAGCGGGTGCTGCGCCGGATACCGGTGCAGTTCCTGAGGGCGAGCGACTTCGCCTTCGCGGACGAGCTCACCGTGTCCCCGCTGCGCCGCACGCTGAAGCGGGGCTTCGACATCGCGGTGGCATCCCTCCTGCTAATGCTGTCCGCGCCCTTCCTGTTGCTGGTCGTGGTGGCCATCAAGCTGGATTCGAAGGGACCCATCTTCTACCGGCAGGAAAGGACCGGGCTGTTCGGGAGCACGTATCACCTGTGGAAGTTCCGCAGCATGCGCACGGACGCGGAGAAGCATGGCGCGGTGTGGGCGAAGGCGAACGATGACCGTGTCACGCGGGTGGGCCGCTTCATCCGCCGCACGCGCATCGACGAGATTCCCCAGGTCTTCAACATCCTGACGGGAGACATGAGTTTCGTGGGGCCCCGCCCCGAGAGGCCAGTGTTCGTCGAGCAGTTGAAGCAGCAGATTCCGTTCTACGGCCTGCGGGAGGCCGTCAAGCCAGGCCTGACGGGGTGGGCTCAGATTCGCTACCCCTACGGCGCGTCGGTGGAGGATGCGCGGAACAAGCTGGAGTTCGACCTGTACTACGTGAAGAACGGTTCGCTGTTCCTGGATGTGGGAATCATCTTCCACACCGTGAGGCATGTGCTTCTCGGTCGTGGGGCGCGGTAG
- a CDS encoding GNAT family N-acetyltransferase, with translation MIREDELSQGPWAAHPLEVGAVGSLSTLAGMREEWATLMDASDAGPFNAWEWVYPWCRRIATGRRPLVLTARDAAGTLVGLMPLGVEYLGVTGVPVRRLSFLGETHVGSDYLDVVARRGREREVAGAFARMLHALRDEWDVLDLSDLREDSPTVDVLRETFSREDVRVAPRYVCPYDTLPPDEPFDAFLKRTGRRDNFLRRRKWLEKQEGYRIERTDVPGELAAPLTDFFRLHSARWAADGGSQGIKGSGVEAFHRDATQFLAERGRLRLYTMKVGGLAVASVYGILHRDTFVYFQSGYDPAWRNRSVGLVLVGETFRDAMEAGLKEYDFLRGTETYKSDWVSKQRRTLSVRVHAGTWEGRWFSQSESLARLLRNGAKAAMPDTLVEKVRRFRRRRAAVH, from the coding sequence TTGATTCGGGAGGATGAGCTGTCGCAAGGACCGTGGGCCGCGCACCCGTTGGAGGTAGGCGCCGTGGGCAGCCTCTCCACCCTTGCGGGGATGCGGGAGGAATGGGCCACGCTGATGGACGCGAGCGACGCGGGGCCCTTCAACGCCTGGGAGTGGGTGTACCCGTGGTGCCGGCGCATCGCCACGGGCCGGCGCCCGCTGGTGCTGACCGCGCGCGACGCGGCGGGCACGCTGGTGGGTCTGATGCCGCTGGGCGTCGAGTACCTGGGCGTCACCGGCGTGCCGGTGCGGCGGCTGAGCTTCCTGGGGGAGACACACGTTGGCAGTGACTACCTGGACGTCGTGGCGCGGCGGGGCCGTGAGCGCGAGGTGGCGGGCGCCTTCGCGCGGATGCTGCACGCGCTGCGCGACGAATGGGACGTGTTGGACTTGTCGGACCTGCGCGAGGACTCGCCCACCGTGGACGTGCTCCGGGAGACCTTCTCCAGGGAGGACGTCCGAGTGGCGCCGCGCTACGTGTGTCCGTATGACACGCTGCCGCCGGACGAGCCCTTCGACGCGTTCCTCAAACGCACGGGACGCCGCGACAACTTCCTGCGGCGGCGCAAGTGGCTGGAGAAGCAGGAGGGCTACCGCATCGAGCGCACGGACGTCCCGGGCGAGCTGGCGGCGCCGCTGACGGACTTCTTCCGCCTGCACTCGGCGCGGTGGGCCGCGGATGGGGGCTCACAGGGCATCAAGGGCTCGGGCGTGGAGGCTTTCCACCGCGATGCCACGCAGTTCCTGGCGGAGCGGGGACGGCTGCGCCTCTACACGATGAAGGTGGGCGGCCTGGCTGTGGCGTCGGTGTACGGCATCCTCCACCGCGACACCTTCGTGTACTTCCAGTCCGGTTATGACCCGGCGTGGCGCAATCGCAGCGTGGGCCTGGTGCTGGTGGGCGAGACGTTCCGCGACGCGATGGAGGCCGGCCTCAAGGAGTACGACTTCCTCCGCGGCACCGAAACGTACAAATCCGACTGGGTGTCCAAGCAGCGGCGCACGCTGTCCGTGCGCGTCCATGCCGGGACGTGGGAGGGGCGCTGGTTCTCCCAGTCCGAATCCCTGGCGCGCCTGCTGCGCAACGGCGCCAAGGCGGCGATGCCGGACACGTTGGTGGAGAAGGTGCGGCGCTTCCGCCGTCGGCGGGCCGCGGTGCACTGA
- a CDS encoding macrolide 2'-phosphotransferase, with translation MPSAPNDAPQIVELAGHHGLKLKPDTLSVNEAGLDYRVVMARDLEDTQWVLRIPRREDVSAKLPDEKKILDFVGPRLGVAVPRWHVAHRDLIAYPALPGRPGLTLAPASGEPVWHFDRESPVYARQFGQLLARMHAIDVEDARRAGLIVETPDQVRANWASDIARINQAFDVAPALLQRWERWLGDDSYWPRFVVLTHGEMYPAHVLLAPDDTITGVLDWTTAKVGDPARDFVFQKMLGVDAVFEATVDAYVKAGGQVPDRLGDHCVELLAASPAGYALFALTTGLPEHRAAAQAQLNPEAAM, from the coding sequence ATGCCCTCCGCCCCGAACGATGCCCCCCAGATTGTCGAGCTCGCCGGCCACCACGGACTGAAGCTCAAACCCGACACCCTGTCGGTCAACGAGGCCGGACTGGACTATCGCGTCGTGATGGCGCGCGACCTCGAAGACACCCAGTGGGTCCTCCGCATCCCCCGGCGTGAAGACGTCTCCGCGAAGCTCCCGGACGAGAAGAAGATTCTCGACTTCGTCGGTCCCCGGCTCGGCGTGGCGGTGCCCAGGTGGCATGTCGCCCACCGGGACCTCATCGCCTATCCGGCGCTGCCGGGCAGACCCGGGCTGACGTTGGCCCCCGCCTCGGGCGAGCCCGTGTGGCACTTCGACCGCGAGTCCCCCGTCTATGCCCGCCAGTTCGGCCAGCTCCTGGCCCGGATGCATGCCATCGACGTCGAGGATGCCCGGCGAGCGGGCCTCATCGTCGAGACGCCCGACCAGGTCCGCGCCAACTGGGCCTCCGACATCGCCCGCATCAATCAGGCCTTCGACGTGGCGCCCGCCCTCCTCCAGCGTTGGGAACGCTGGCTGGGCGACGACTCCTACTGGCCCCGCTTCGTCGTGCTGACGCACGGGGAGATGTACCCCGCCCATGTCCTGCTGGCGCCGGACGACACCATTACCGGCGTCCTCGATTGGACAACCGCGAAGGTAGGAGACCCGGCGCGCGACTTCGTCTTCCAGAAGATGCTCGGCGTGGACGCCGTGTTCGAGGCCACCGTGGACGCCTATGTGAAGGCGGGCGGACAGGTCCCAGACCGCCTGGGCGACCACTGTGTGGAACTGCTCGCGGCTTCACCCGCCGGCTACGCCCTCTTCGCGCTGACCACCGGCCTGCCAGAGCACCGGGCGGCCGCCCAGGCGCAGTTGAACCCCGAAGCGGCCATGTAG